A genomic region of Polypterus senegalus isolate Bchr_013 chromosome 17, ASM1683550v1, whole genome shotgun sequence contains the following coding sequences:
- the LOC120517480 gene encoding ribonuclease ZC3H12A: MNLNSIHHKPNPSVDFSSWTGKPPARTMDSTEICLSSWNSTLRETYFSEDASLSMKSLPTFESSHNQANTMCKDYTSSNQNEKQGDVEDIDGTEVQMQVDFFRKLGYSPNEVRAVLYKLGLNADTNTVLGELVRYGTTTSEKEGSPSKLSGPVLVGRGGGSTRNSSSHPCTPPPQEEEQEVTENLRPIVIDGSNVAMSHGNKEVFSCHGIQLAVNYFIERGHTDITVFVPSWRKEQPRPDVPITDQHILRELEKKKILVFTPSRRVAGKRVVCYDDRFIVKLAHESDGIIVSNDTYRDLQNERPEWKKFIEERLLMYSFVNDKFMPPDDPLGRHGPNLDNFLKKKPLVPEQKKQHCPYGKKCTYGMKCKFYHPERINQPQRSVADELRANAKLATNKPVGYLKDEKKPVLPKKSTHCDVTSLEQDMEQILTLDHHHSFQKGQTTENSLVIKCASSSKKPTKNIVFNVSDFCDRHSPTNMNSLIFQSHEPLDSGLGSFDSHYSEFLSKHPVGYCEHVPPEHSTSGRYCSCSNCRSAYSHSLEQRDSYQQYSCCSHQPVSECGGFQHYNQDAHCARSSQQSNIVHHSGHCYSGHKGPVRQDMRGHYSLPTDHNLGGLPQQREYWSDSFKASPQSRSSRVHHHRSPSHTSNVSFCNDHNPWPQQETHAKEREDVRKKLLAIFHPQQVDEAMSRFPHLLDPQSLAAKILTLRSWGGNI; this comes from the exons ATGAATCTAAACAGTATTCATCATAAACCAAATCCCTCTGTGGATTTTTCCAGCTGGACTGGAAAACCTCCAGCTAGGACCATGGATTCCACGGAGATTTGCCTTTCCTCCTGGAATTCAACTCTTAGAGAAACCTATTTTAGTGAAGATGCATCTCTCAGTATGAAGAGCCTTCCCACTTTTGAGTCATCTCACAATCAAGCTAATACAATGTGTAAGGACTACACCAGCAGTAACCAAAATGAGAAACAAGGAGATGTAGAAGACATTGATGGTACTGAGGTGCAAATGCAGGTTGATTTTTTCCGCAAACTTGGCTATTCCCCTAATGAAGTCCGGGCAGTGCTTTATAAACTTGGGTTGAATGCAGACACTAACACCGTGTTAGGGGAACTGGTGAGATATGGGACAACAACTTCCGAAAAAGAAGGCAGCCCCTCAAAATTATCAGGCCCTGTACTGGTTGGTAGAGGAGGTGGTTCAACCAGGAATTCTTCCAGCCATCCATGCACACCACCACCTCAAGAAGAAGAACAGGAAGTTACAGAGAATCTCAGACCTATCGTTATTGATGGGAGTAATGTTGCCATGAG cCATGGTAATAAGGAAGTGTTTTCTTGTCACGGTATCCAGTTGGCTGTGAACTATTTTATTGAAAGAGGCCATACAGACATCACAGTTTTTGTACCTTCCTGGAGAAAAGAGCAGCCTAGACCAGATGTTCCTATCACAG ACCAGCACATTCTGagagaacttgaaaagaaaaagattctgGTGTTTACCCCATCTAGGCGAGTGGCAGGCAAGAGAGTTGTCTGCTATGATGACCGCTTCATTGTCAAGCTGGCCCATGAATCGGATGGAATCATTGTGTCAAATGATACTTACCGAGATTTACAGAATGAGCGTCCAGAATGGAAGAAGTTTATTGAGGAACGCCTACTCATGTATTCTTTTGTCAATGACAA GTTCATGCCTCCAGATGACCCCCTTGGAAGACATGGTCCAAACCTGGataattttctcaaaaaaaagCCACTAGTTCCAGAGCAAAAAAAGCAACACTGCCCTTAtg gtAAAAAATGCACATATGGAATGAAGTGTAAATTCTATCACCCTGAGAGAATTAACCAGCCTCAGCGATCCGTAGCAGATGAGCTTCGTGCCAATGCCAAGCTAGCAACAAACAAGCCAGTTGGCTATTTGAAGGATGAGAAAAAGCCGGTCTTGCCAAAGAAATCCACACACTGTGACGTCACATCTCTTGAACAGGACATGGAACAGATTCTCACTCTGGATCACCATCATTCTTTTCAAAAGGGTCAAACAACCGAAAATTCACTTGTGATAAAGTGTGCCAGTTCAAGCAAAAAACctacaaaaaacattgtttttaatgtatCTGATTTTTGTGATCGTCACTCCCCGACCAACAtgaattctttaatttttcagtcaCATGAACCGTTAGATTCAGGCCTGGGGTCCTTTGATAGCCATTATTCTGAATTTCTGTCTAAGCATCCCGTGGGTTATTGTGAACATGTTCCACCTGAACACAGCACATCAGGAAGATACTGCTCTTGTTCCAACTGTAGGAGCGCATACTCTCATAGCCTAGAGCAACGTGACAGCTATCAGCAGTATAGCTGTTGTTCTCATCAACCAGTATCTGAATGTGGTGGTTTTCAACATTATAATCAAGATGCTCACTGCGCTAGATCAAGCCAACAATCCAATATAGTCCACCATAGTGGGCACTGCTATTCTGGACATAAAGGTCCTGTACGTCAAGATATGCGTGGTCACTATAGCCTTCCAACTGACCACAACCTAGGTGGTCTGCCACAACAAAGAGAATACTGGTCTGATTCTTTTAAGGCATCTCCTCAAAGTCGATCAAGTAGAGTACATCACCACAGGTCTCCCTCACATACATCAAATGTATCATTCTGTAACGATCATAATCCATGGCCCCAGCAGGAGACTCATGCCAAAGAACGAGAGGATGTCCGTAAGAAGCTGCTTGCCATTTTCCATCCCCAACAGGTTGATGAGGCCATGAGCAGATTTCCACATCTTCTTGATCCCCAGAGTCTTGCTGCTAAAATACTTACTCTAAGGTCATGGGGAGGAAACATATAA